One stretch of Euphorbia lathyris chromosome 7, ddEupLath1.1, whole genome shotgun sequence DNA includes these proteins:
- the LOC136201310 gene encoding galacturonokinase isoform X2, whose protein sequence is MEAEKRLSWPSENELNGVRKIVSAMAGTCVEQVRVVASPYRICPLGAHIDHQGGTVSAMTINKGILLGFVPSGNNEVMLRSGQFSGEVRFSVDEVQHPRPIRKKSESNGTDSPKPQEDSNWGHFARGAVYALQSRGNSITQGITGYISGSEGFDSSGLSSSAAVGVSYLLAFENANNLTMSPTENIEYDRLIENEYFGLRNGILDQSAILLSRHGYLTCMNCKTKEHKLIPPPNLLKSYKILVAFSGLRNALTSSPGYNRRVAECQEAARFLLNSSGNENMEPVLCNVDPDSYDKYKCNLEPNLAKRAEHFFSENRRVIKGLEAWTCGDIEEFGKLISASGLSSIENYECGCETLKQLYEILQRAPGVFGARFSGAGFRGCCVAFVDSNLAEDAACFVREEYVKAQPDLANQLNLDSAVVICEAADSARLVLP, encoded by the exons ATGGAAGCGGAGAAAAGGCTTTCGTGGCCTTCTGAAAATGAG TTGAATGGAGTAAGAAAAATTGTTTCTGCAATGGCTGGGACATGTGTTGAACAAGTTCGAGTAGTAGCTTCTCCGTATCGGATTTGTCCTCTTGGCGCTCACATTGATCACCAG GGCGGAACTGTTTCAGCTATGACAATTAACAAAGGAATACTTCTGGGATTTGTTCCTTCCGGAAATAATGAG GTTATGTTACGCTCAGGACAATTCAGCGGAGAAGTTAGGTTCAG TGTTGATGAAGTTCAGCATCCCAGACCTATTAGGAAAAAGAGCGAGAGTAATGGAACTGATTCTCCAAAACCACAAGAAGATTCTAACTGGGGACATTTTGCAAGAGGAGCTGTCTATGCACTGCAGAGTAGGGGGAACAGTATTACACAG GGTATCACTGGTTACATTAGTGGTTCTGAAGGTTTTGATAGTtcgggccttagttcttctgctGCT GTTGGAGTTTCTTATCTATTGGCTTTTGAAAATGCAAATAACTTAACTATGTCCCCTACAGAAAATATTGAATATGATCG GTTGATAGAAAACGAGTATTTTGGCTTGAGAAATGGCATACTTGATCAATCAGCAATATTACTTTCACGGCATGGCTATCTTACATGCATGAACTGCAAG ACCAAGGAACACAAGCTTATACCTCCACCTAACCTGCTGAAATCCTACAAAATATTAGTGGCATTCTCCGGCCTTAGGAATGCTTTAACAAGCAGCCCTGGATACAATCGTAGAGTTGCCGAGTGTCAAGAAGCTGCCAGATTTCTGCTCAA CTCTTCTGGAAATGAAAACATGGAGCCTGTTCTCTGCAATG TTGATCCAGACTCATATGACAAGTACAAG TGCAATTTGGAACCCAATTTAGCCAAAAGAGCAGAACATTTTTTCTCAGAAAATAGAAGAGTCATCAAAG GACTTGAAGCTTGGACTTGTGGTGACATAGAAGAATTTGGGAAGCTCATATCAGCCTCTGGTTTAAGTTCTATTGAAAactatgaatgtg GTTGCGAGACACTGAAACAACTGTATGAGATTCTTCAGAGAGCACCCGGTGTATTTGGAGCAAGGTTTAGTGGTGCTGGATTCAGAGGATGTTGTGTTGCTTTTGTAGATAGTAATTTAGCAGAAGATGCTGCCTGTTTTGTGAGGGAAGAATATGTCAAGGCTCAGCCAGATTTGGCTAATCAACTAAACCTTGACTCGGCAGTTGTGATTTGTGAAGCTGCTGATTCTGCTCGTTTAGTCTTGCCCTGA
- the LOC136201310 gene encoding galacturonokinase isoform X1: MEAEKRLSWPSENELNGVRKIVSAMAGTCVEQVRVVASPYRICPLGAHIDHQGGTVSAMTINKGILLGFVPSGNNEVMLRSGQFSGEVRFSVDEVQHPRPIRKKSESNGTDSPKPQEDSNWGHFARGAVYALQSRGNSITQGITGYISGSEGFDSSGLSSSAAVGVSYLLAFENANNLTMSPTENIEYDRLIENEYFGLRNGILDQSAILLSRHGYLTCMNCKTKEHKLIPPPNLLKSYKILVAFSGLRNALTSSPGYNRRVAECQEAARFLLNSSGNENMEPVLCNVDPDSYDKYKCNLEPNLAKRAEHFFSENRRVIKGLEAWTCGDIEEFGKLISASGLSSIENYECGCEPLKQLYEILQRAPGVFGARFSGAGFRGCCVAFVDSKLAEDAACFVREEYLKAQPDLANQLNLDSAVVICEAADSACLVLP, translated from the exons ATGGAAGCGGAGAAAAGGCTTTCGTGGCCTTCTGAAAATGAG TTGAATGGAGTAAGAAAAATTGTTTCTGCAATGGCTGGGACATGTGTTGAACAAGTTCGAGTAGTAGCTTCTCCGTATCGGATTTGTCCTCTTGGCGCTCACATTGATCACCAG GGCGGAACTGTTTCAGCTATGACAATTAACAAAGGAATACTTCTGGGATTTGTTCCTTCCGGAAATAATGAG GTTATGTTACGCTCAGGACAATTCAGCGGAGAAGTTAGGTTCAG TGTTGATGAAGTTCAGCATCCCAGACCTATTAGGAAAAAGAGCGAGAGTAATGGAACTGATTCTCCAAAACCACAAGAAGATTCTAACTGGGGACATTTTGCAAGAGGAGCTGTCTATGCACTGCAGAGTAGGGGGAACAGTATTACACAG GGTATCACTGGTTACATTAGTGGTTCTGAAGGTTTTGATAGTtcgggccttagttcttctgctGCT GTTGGAGTTTCTTATCTATTGGCTTTTGAAAATGCAAATAACTTAACTATGTCCCCTACAGAAAATATTGAATATGATCG GTTGATAGAAAACGAGTATTTTGGCTTGAGAAATGGCATACTTGATCAATCAGCAATATTACTTTCACGGCATGGCTATCTTACATGCATGAACTGCAAG ACCAAGGAACACAAGCTTATACCTCCACCTAACCTGCTGAAATCCTACAAAATATTAGTGGCATTCTCCGGCCTTAGGAATGCTTTAACAAGCAGCCCTGGATACAATCGTAGAGTTGCCGAGTGTCAAGAAGCTGCCAGATTTCTGCTCAA CTCTTCTGGAAATGAAAACATGGAGCCTGTTCTCTGCAATG TTGATCCAGACTCATATGACAAGTACAAG TGCAATTTGGAACCCAATTTAGCCAAAAGAGCAGAACATTTTTTCTCAGAAAATAGAAGAGTCATCAAAG GACTTGAAGCTTGGACTTGTGGTGACATAGAAGAATTTGGGAAGCTCATATCAGCCTCTGGTTTAAGTTCTATTGAAAactatgaatgtg GTTGCGAGCCACTGAAACAACTGTATGAGATTCTACAGAGAGCACCTGGAGTATTCGGAGCAAGGTTTAGTGGTGCTGGATTCAGAGGATGTTGTGTTGCTTTTGTAGATAGTAAATTAGCAGAAGATGCTGCTTGTTTTGTGAGGGAAGAATACCTCAAGGCTCAGCCAGATTTGGCTAATCAACTAAACCTTGACTCGGCAGTTGTGATTTGTGAAGCTGCTGACTCTGCTTGTTTAGTCTTGCCCTGA